A single region of the Erythrobacter sp. genome encodes:
- the groL gene encoding chaperonin GroEL (60 kDa chaperone family; promotes refolding of misfolded polypeptides especially under stressful conditions; forms two stacked rings of heptamers to form a barrel-shaped 14mer; ends can be capped by GroES; misfolded proteins enter the barrel where they are refolded when GroES binds) produces the protein MSAKDVKFSRDARERILKGVDTLANAVKVTLGPKGRNVVIDKSFGAPRITKDGVTVAKEIELKDKFENMGAQMLREVASKTNDLAGDGTTTATVLGQAIVTEGMKSVAAGMNPMDLKRGIDLAVAKVTEDLKKRSKDVSGSSEIAQVGVISANGDKEVGEKIAEAMEKVGKEGVITVEEAKGLEFELDVVEGMQFDRGYLSPYFITNPDKMTVELDNPYILIHEKKLSNLQSMLPILEAAVQSGRPLLIIAEDIEGEALATLVVNKLRGGLKVAAVKAPGFGDRRKAMLQDIAILTKGEMISEDLGIKLENVTLGMLGEAKRVTIDKDNTTIVDGAGSEDDIKARVAEIKTQIENTTSDYDKEKLQERLAKLAGGVAVIKVGGASEVEVKERKDRVDDALHATRAAVEEGIVPGGGTALLYASKVLDGLKGENDDQTRGIDIVRRAILAPVRQIAANAGHDGAVVSGNLLREGDETQGFNAATDTYENLVQAGVIDPTKVVRTALQDAASVAGLLITTEAAITEVPEDKSAAPAMPDMGGMGGMGGMGF, from the coding sequence ATGTCTGCCAAGGACGTGAAATTCTCGCGCGACGCTCGCGAACGCATCCTCAAGGGCGTCGACACGCTCGCCAACGCGGTCAAGGTGACGCTCGGCCCCAAGGGCCGCAATGTCGTGATCGACAAGAGCTTCGGCGCGCCGCGCATCACCAAGGACGGCGTCACCGTCGCCAAGGAAATCGAACTCAAGGACAAGTTCGAGAACATGGGCGCGCAGATGCTGCGCGAAGTCGCCAGCAAGACCAACGACCTCGCCGGTGACGGCACCACGACCGCGACCGTGCTCGGCCAGGCGATCGTGACCGAAGGTATGAAGTCGGTCGCCGCCGGCATGAACCCGATGGATTTGAAGCGCGGCATCGATCTCGCCGTCGCCAAGGTCACCGAAGACCTCAAGAAGCGTTCGAAGGACGTCTCCGGCTCCTCCGAAATCGCCCAGGTCGGCGTGATCTCGGCCAATGGCGACAAGGAAGTCGGCGAGAAGATCGCCGAGGCCATGGAAAAGGTCGGCAAGGAAGGCGTCATCACCGTCGAGGAAGCCAAGGGCCTCGAATTCGAGCTCGACGTCGTCGAAGGGATGCAGTTCGACCGCGGGTATCTCTCGCCCTACTTCATCACCAACCCCGACAAGATGACCGTGGAACTGGATAACCCGTATATCCTCATCCACGAGAAAAAGCTGTCGAACCTCCAGTCTATGCTGCCGATCCTCGAAGCGGCGGTGCAGTCGGGTCGTCCGCTGCTCATCATCGCCGAGGACATCGAGGGCGAGGCACTCGCCACGCTCGTGGTCAACAAGCTGCGCGGCGGCCTCAAGGTCGCAGCCGTCAAGGCTCCGGGCTTCGGCGATCGCCGCAAGGCCATGCTGCAGGACATCGCGATCCTGACTAAGGGCGAGATGATCAGCGAAGATCTCGGCATCAAGCTCGAGAACGTCACGCTCGGAATGCTCGGTGAAGCCAAGCGCGTCACCATCGACAAGGACAACACCACCATCGTCGACGGTGCCGGCAGCGAGGACGACATCAAGGCGCGCGTCGCCGAGATCAAGACCCAGATCGAGAACACGACCAGCGACTACGACAAGGAAAAGCTCCAGGAGCGCCTTGCCAAGCTCGCCGGCGGCGTTGCCGTGATCAAGGTCGGCGGTGCGTCCGAAGTCGAGGTGAAGGAGCGCAAGGACCGCGTCGACGACGCGCTCCACGCGACCCGCGCGGCGGTCGAGGAAGGCATCGTCCCGGGCGGCGGCACCGCGCTGCTCTACGCCTCGAAGGTGCTCGACGGGCTCAAGGGCGAGAACGACGACCAGACCCGCGGCATCGACATCGTGCGCCGCGCGATCCTCGCCCCCGTGCGCCAGATCGCCGCGAACGCCGGCCATGACGGCGCGGTCGTTTCGGGCAACCTGCTGCGCGAAGGCGACGAGACGCAGGGCTTCAACGCCGCGACCGACACCTACGAAAACCTCGTCCAGGCCGGCGTCATCGACCCGACCAAGGTCGTGCGCACGGCGCTGCAGGACGCGGCTTCGGTCGCCGGCCTCCTGATCACCACCGAAGCGGCGATCACCGAGGTTCCGGAAGACAAGTCGGCGGCCCCCGCAATGCCCGACATGGGCGGCATGGGCGGCATGGGTGGCATGGGCTTCTAA
- the groES gene encoding co-chaperone GroES, which produces MAFRPLHDRVVVRRIEADQKTAGGIIIPDSAQEKPSEGEIIAVGDGARDDDGDRIPMDVKAGDRVLFGKWSGTEVKIDGEDLLIMKESDIMGIIG; this is translated from the coding sequence ATGGCATTTCGTCCGCTGCACGACCGCGTTGTGGTCCGTCGCATCGAAGCCGACCAGAAGACCGCAGGCGGCATCATCATCCCCGACAGCGCGCAGGAAAAGCCGAGCGAGGGCGAGATCATCGCCGTCGGCGACGGCGCGCGCGACGACGACGGCGACCGCATCCCGATGGATGTGAAGGCCGGCGACCGCGTGCTGTTCGGCAAGTGGTCGGGCACCGAAGTCAAGATCGACGGCGAAGACCTGCTGATCATGAAGGAAAGCGACATCATGGGGATCATCGGCTGA
- a CDS encoding MATE family efflux transporter: MAHMAHLETPGWGGELRATSLLAAPLALANLLQMATYIVDVVFIARLGEEQLAASGLAVGVFGLVLWAMTALTGAVAPLIAEALGARSPSFRPVRRATRMALWLAVWSGVIGMGLCLLLDPVMRMSGQQAEIIALANSYNLVIIFSLVPMLLAGVLRNYVSALGWPIVATAITAFGIPVNALANYAFIFGNLGAPELGLVGAAVATIITALVTLAAYVVVILVNPALARFHIFYRFWRPDWARLRTIVLIGTPIALTVTAEAGVFSAAAFLMGRFGAAALAGHIVALQIAALAFQVPFGVGQAATIRVGYFYGARDPVGMARSGWVALALGAGFMSVTASLMILVPEPLLMIFVDPADPENATLVGFALQFLVLAAAFQLVDGVQAVAAGALRGLQDTRVPMWIAIFSYWVPGFGAAVFFGFFTPLAERGVWVGLASGLACAAILLIARWGRREKLGLTRRPA, from the coding sequence ATGGCGCACATGGCTCATCTCGAAACGCCCGGCTGGGGAGGCGAACTGCGCGCGACGAGCCTGCTCGCCGCGCCGCTCGCGCTCGCCAACCTGCTGCAGATGGCGACCTATATCGTCGATGTCGTCTTCATCGCGCGGCTGGGCGAGGAACAGCTCGCCGCATCGGGCCTCGCGGTAGGGGTCTTCGGCCTCGTGCTGTGGGCGATGACCGCGCTGACGGGCGCGGTCGCGCCGCTCATTGCGGAGGCATTGGGCGCACGCTCTCCTTCCTTCCGCCCGGTGCGGCGCGCGACCCGCATGGCGCTGTGGCTCGCGGTGTGGAGCGGCGTCATCGGCATGGGCCTGTGCCTGCTGCTGGACCCCGTCATGCGGATGTCGGGCCAGCAGGCAGAGATCATCGCGCTCGCCAACAGCTACAACCTCGTGATCATCTTCTCGCTCGTGCCGATGCTGCTCGCGGGCGTGCTGAGGAACTACGTCTCGGCGCTGGGATGGCCGATCGTCGCGACCGCGATCACCGCCTTCGGCATCCCGGTCAACGCGCTTGCCAACTACGCCTTCATCTTCGGCAATCTCGGCGCGCCCGAACTCGGCCTCGTCGGGGCGGCGGTGGCGACGATCATCACCGCGCTGGTGACGCTCGCGGCCTATGTCGTCGTGATCCTCGTCAATCCGGCGCTCGCGCGGTTTCACATCTTCTACCGCTTCTGGCGGCCCGACTGGGCGCGGCTGCGAACGATCGTGCTGATCGGCACGCCGATCGCCCTCACCGTCACCGCCGAGGCGGGCGTGTTCAGCGCCGCGGCCTTCCTGATGGGCCGTTTCGGTGCGGCCGCGCTTGCCGGCCACATAGTCGCGTTGCAGATCGCCGCGCTCGCCTTCCAGGTGCCCTTCGGCGTGGGGCAGGCGGCGACGATCCGTGTGGGCTATTTCTACGGCGCGCGCGACCCGGTCGGCATGGCGCGCAGCGGATGGGTCGCGCTGGCGCTGGGCGCGGGTTTCATGAGCGTCACCGCGAGCCTGATGATCCTCGTCCCCGAGCCGCTGCTGATGATCTTCGTCGATCCCGCAGACCCGGAAAACGCGACGCTGGTGGGCTTCGCGCTGCAGTTCCTCGTCCTCGCCGCCGCGTTCCAGCTGGTCGACGGGGTGCAGGCGGTCGCGGCCGGAGCGCTGCGCGGGCTGCAGGACACGCGCGTGCCGATGTGGATCGCGATCTTCAGCTACTGGGTTCCCGGGTTCGGCGCGGCGGTGTTCTTCGGCTTCTTCACCCCGCTCGCCGAAAGGGGCGTGTGGGTCGGCCTTGCGAGCGGCCTCGCCTGCGCCGCGATCCTGCTGATCGCGCGCTGGGGAAGGCGCGAGAAACTGGGCCTCACGCGGCGGCCCGCCTGA
- the rplL gene encoding 50S ribosomal protein L7/L12, whose amino-acid sequence MADIAKLVEELSKLTVLEAAELAKALEEEWGVSAAAAVAVAGPAAGGGGDAAAAEEKDEFDVILTGDGGKKIQVIKEVRAITGLGLTEAKALVEGAPKPLKEGVNKEEAEEVKSKIEAAGGTVELK is encoded by the coding sequence ATGGCCGATATTGCCAAGCTTGTTGAAGAACTGTCGAAGCTCACCGTCCTCGAGGCGGCCGAACTCGCCAAGGCGCTGGAAGAAGAATGGGGCGTTTCCGCCGCTGCTGCGGTCGCCGTGGCTGGCCCCGCCGCTGGTGGCGGCGGCGATGCCGCTGCTGCCGAAGAGAAGGACGAATTCGACGTCATCCTGACCGGCGACGGTGGCAAGAAGATCCAGGTGATCAAGGAAGTCCGCGCCATCACCGGTCTCGGCCTTACCGAAGCCAAGGCGCTCGTCGAAGGCGCGCCGAAGCCGCTCAAGGAAGGCGTCAACAAGGAAGAAGCCGAAGAGGTCAAGTCCAAGATCGAAGCCGCCGGCGGTACCGTCGAGCTCAAGTAA